Genomic segment of Geminocystis herdmanii PCC 6308:
CAGTTTTAAGCATTTACTTTTCACTTTTCACTTTTTGATCAAAACTGCAAAAAAAGAGGAATCATACATCATGGCAACTACCATTAAAACCACTCGAAAGAATAATAGTAATAATTTTTTTAGTCAATTTTGGAAAAAGAATGGAAAAGAAATTTTCCCTCCTATTATCGGTATTTTAGGATTTTTAGTAATTTGGCAACTTTGTTCAACCATTGGGCTTGTTAAATTACCCGGTCCTCTTTCTCTCGTTACAGATGAAAGAACTCGTACTTATTTAATGTACCCTTTTTTCGATCGTGGTGGTACTGATGTGGGTTTATTTTGGCAGGCGATGGCAAGTTTACAAAGGGTTTTAATCGGTTATTCTTTAGCGGCCATTGTGGGTATTAGTGGTGGTATTTTAATTGGTTTAAATCCTTTTTTTAACAAGGCATTAGATCCCCTATTTCAGTTCTTAAGAACCGTTCCTCCTTTGGCGTGGGTACCCATTGCCCTAGCTGCGTTACAGCAAAATCAACCTGCGGCATTATTCGTTATTTTTATCA
This window contains:
- the ntrB gene encoding nitrate ABC transporter permease; protein product: MATTIKTTRKNNSNNFFSQFWKKNGKEIFPPIIGILGFLVIWQLCSTIGLVKLPGPLSLVTDERTRTYLMYPFFDRGGTDVGLFWQAMASLQRVLIGYSLAAIVGISGGILIGLNPFFNKALDPLFQFLRTVPPLAWVPIALAALQQNQPAALFVIFITAIWPILINTTVGVQQIPQDYLNVKQVLQLSNKKFFFKILIPSALPYIFTGLRIAIGLAWLAIIAAEIVMSGIVGIGFFIWDSYQNNYISDIILALVYIGAIGLILDRFMAWLQNKIVRQ